Genomic segment of Chiroxiphia lanceolata isolate bChiLan1 chromosome 18, bChiLan1.pri, whole genome shotgun sequence:
AGACAACCACACAACAGCTTAGAACTAAAAACCCAGCGCACACACCACAACATAGAAACCCCAGAAAAATACAGCACTTAAAGAGGAATTAAGTACCAGAAATGGATTTAACTTCCAGCTCTTTCATTGCTAATACCTCCTGAAAGATTTTACTTCATCTTGACACACTGACTGACAGGCAAACCAACAGAAACAGATGTGCAAGTGATCTATTAATGTCGACAGAGACTGGTCACCAGACTGACTTTATTCTGGTTCTAGTTTTGAACACACATATAAACAACAATTATGACACAACTTGAGGCAAAAAAACACAATTGAgtttttacagatattttaaaatgtcttctaCTACCCTTCcaatagaaacaaaaatctcttgCAAATTTATGACTTTGAAGAGATGATATGTATAAGCAAACTTACTAAAATGCAATGAAATTTTTCCTATATacactttttcctttatatcccttaaaactgatatttaaaattcccttttgttattaaaaatacttttacaaaaataaaacactttctttGCTAACTTGAGCTACAGTTGATTTTTTCCAGTGGATTCATTGCAACTATGATTTGCACAGAGTAGATGATGCACTTCACAAACACCTGACCATTTCTATGGACAAGCACCACTTGCTGATCCCTGCACTGCAGTCCTGATCCTGCTTCCACTGAAGCCAATAACAACACTCACATGCTCCCCTCATTAACTATTCTGATATGATAAAAAATAACATCAGAGGTTTGTGCTCTTTATGGTTTAATTGTCAGAGAAAGCAAATCCCAGATTTAGAATTTTGATTCAAGTAAAGCAAAATTTGTGATTACAATCTGTTTTTACATCTAAGCTCTGACTTGTACTTTTTTACCCGTAGGTAAAAGATGAgaataaattttcattattaCAGGACTGCTATAAAAACTAAGGTTTATAAATGCTTTTAGCATGAAATTACATTCAAGCATTTTGCTTGCCTTTAAGATAATGTCTTCAAAGAGAATTTCTTGTTCAGATATCCgctggtgatttttttcttaagccaCAAAAGAGTTTGCTATGGAAACTCTCAGAGCAAGCCATTGAGGCagagctttgttttaaaatgtgcatttgtCAAACTCAGACTTAAGACAGCTACAGCTACTTCCTTGCAtctaaaaatagcatttttatcCATACAAATACATGGTTTAAACAGTGATCAGAAAATAGGAAAGGGCTAAtcctttcctgcagctcaggacaGTGTGGGAGGCTCTGAGCTGGAAACCAGGTACAACCCAACCCAGCCCCACTGATCATCCTGCAATCAAGGTGCTCAAAGAGCCACTtctacagcactgcagcaacAGCCTGGGACTAGTTCTACAAGCAGTCCTGGTATCTAGAAGCTACTTAAATATGCaaatagaaaggaaagaattgACTGAATGCTGCTTTAGCATCTCCTGGCAGTTAAAAACCTGGGATTCACAGTACTTCACCTCAATGGCAAGTCTCACTTGCTGCTGGCTCCACACACTCAGGGAGAATGGAACACAAAGCAGCACAACTGCACACCTTGGAGAGAGGATCAGAAATCTTGCTACTTTGAAATAATCAGTTAAAATCAGAGGCATGTGGAAAGAATACAGTCAGCATAtctagaggggaaaaaaatagcagtgaTCCACCACTAGCTTAATACTCAGTATTCAAAATAAGTCAGAACACCAGTAGCAGCAAAATAACTTAGGGTTTTCAAATATCCTGATAATAGTTAGAATCTTCCATTACCTACCATGGCACTGAATAATTGAAAAAAGCATGCatttaaatagctttttaatTCACAGGTGTTAGAACATAGGAAGTACATCTTAATACCCAACCTTTTCAGCAATATAAGAGTGCAATAATGTCACCTTACAACAAACAGCTATTTTTACTAAAAATCTATGATCAGTCACTCCAGGCTTTAACATATTATACCAATATTGAAGCCAAAATTGCATATGTACAAAACAGCTGATATATGTAAACCTCACATTCAGCTTCTGTTTGCAAACAGGTACCTATTCCTTACCTGCCTGCTGgggaagaaaacatcaaaatcaATATTGCTAGTTAGACTATCAGGAAACAAGATGTCACAACACCAATAATTTTATTCCTGTCAAAGGTAGGCAAGTCTGCTCCCGTGATTCTTTCAGTAAAAGTGAACAGGGACTGAGCAAAATTTCCTACCTACTCTTAGACCAAGTTTTAGAAAGAAGATATATTGCTGTACTATctagaggaaaacaaatgtaaagaatccccctgctctgccctccccaggcAGAACAGTGCACCATGGCACTGCTGAGAGGTTGACATGGGACTAAAGCACTTAATGCTACCAGGAGAACATACATTCATTTAATGCACACTGGCATCAGCTGGACACTCTTAACAGCATATGTTGAAGGAAAAGTAAAGTTTGGTAAAACCTTCATATATTaacaataaaagcagcaaatgttTCCCCCCCTCAGAACTGAAAACAAGTttaagtttatttaaagcatcTTTAAAATACCCCACACCCTCACAAAAAGCAATGACTTTGTCCTGGGCAAAGATGGCCTCGTCCTGAAGGCAGggtgatattaaaaaaaatatttctgattgtAAGTTGCTACTTAACGTAAACCCAGTGTTTTCATCTGGTTCTATCCAAAGACTTTGAGAGCCTGACCCGGGTGTGCTACCAGTTTATTTAAACTTTTGCTGGCCTTGCTATTTTTAGCTTGTGGAGGCTGGCACAAAACATTTACTAGAGCTTAATGGCTTGTTCTGTCCCTGCTGTTCTTACAAACCATTCAGGTGGGCAGTTGTCAGCAGTGCAGCTGGAATTCGTAGGTGCTGGTTTGCCACTGGTCGAGGTCGGCGTCGATCATGTTGCGCTCGGTGAACGTCACCCGGCCCTGGGCGTCGATGAGCACCACGGTGTTTGTCCTGCAACACAGGGACAGGCTCAGCCTGGGGCCCACTACACCCACTGCCAGGCTGCCAGCCCTCACTCCCCAGTGTTTtaactcttctttttcctcccctgcccACATCATCACCCCGTTAGCAGGGCAGGAATGGCCCTGGCAAGTTCAGATGGGCGTTTTCAGTCCGTTTGTCTGTCACTGCACTGCTCTGAgtccctgctgctctggcagcagctcacacacagagctgcttgtTGCAGAGTGTGATGGAAGGTCACACTTAGTGCAAAGTGCTCCACTCAGAAAGAAGCAGCATAAAACTAAGTTGTTCTTCACAGCCTACACGTACCCTGAAGGGTTATTTATCCTGTCAACAGAACTCTCTTCATTCCTCTCTTTCAAAGCAATTGTCCACTGAGATTTAGACACAGTTAATTATTATCACAGGACACTGATatatgaacacagaaaaagttCTTTCTCTCTAGGAACCTTCCAAAGGGGAAATCTGTTTTCATGAAAAGCAGATTTGGGTCATGCATCGGTGCCACTCTGCCTTGTGGAAGCTGTCATTGCTCCATGGACACTGTGCCTCAGAGGGATCACTGACAGCAGGAATCTTCCACCATCCTGATGTGGTGGCCTTCCCCAAATCACTTCACAGTTGTTCACTCACATAAAAAGTGCTTAATTTCCTCAGAAGAATCTCATGAGGCCCAGTTAACAATCTGTATCCACTAAACCCTGTTGCTAAGGGAAAGATAAGTGTGAGCACACAATTATAGCAGTAGGGAAGACTTGACATATAGTGCTAATTCACCAGTGAAAGGTCAGTACTTCTGCCAAGTTATCCCTGTTCCTTTTGAAATAGCTGGACTCCAATCTGTGAAGTAAGAGGAGGAAGATGCTTCTTTATCAAGTTAAGTCTTCATTATCctatatttaaaatgttcttttaatatattttatagaaacCACTCCAAAAACTGAGTATCTCTTTCTCAGAATCCCAACTTAAAATACTTCCAGCAGTGAGCACTGTCAGCTTATCAACTCACATCTCTGCAGTGGAAATACCATGCCTGACTATGCCAGAGAGCAATCTGGCAAACTTTTAGAGTAGGAGTTCCCAGCAACAGGGTTCACCTGTAATTTTTTCTCACATGGATTAAATGCAAGGGGCATTGCATTATTCTGTTGTTCTTGGTAGAACAGTCTGAGCAGAAAGTGAGAATATCTCAATAAAAGCAGCAGTTAGGGGAGAAGCATTAGTTAGGGGAGAAGTAGAAATACATGTTCTTTTGAACAAGAGCAAAGTATTTAATGCACGACTGTGGCAGATCCATTTGACAACGCTGTGCCTAAAGAACTCTGATTTAGCTCTGCAGATGACACGATTCCTGCTTGTGGAGCAGAAACGTTCTGCAGTATCTTTGATAAGATCAAAGTGCTCAgatctgctgctgcactgggaaTTCTTTTACCTTGTTCCATAGCCCGGGCAGCGGACACACACAGCTGCGTACTTGCTGAGGACAGGACGGATATATTCCTTCCCTTGGTCCTCAATTGCAGGGTCTGGTAACTGACTGAAAAAAGGAGTAAAGGAgttaaagagatttaaaaattctCCTGTATTAACACATTCATCCCTCTTAAACTGGAAGGAGTTGCAGGACATCCCTGATATCACAGTCAGAGGCAGGGCTGAAGCAGAAGAGAGGGGACAAaaccagctgtggctgccccatccctggaagtgtccaaggccaggctggatagggcttggagcaacctggtctagtggaaggtgtccctgcccatggcagggggttggaatgagatgatcttgaaggtcccttccaacccaacctgttctatgattctatgtaaaTAAGGGCTTTCTCTGTGTGCAGGAACAAACTGAACCTTACCCGAGCCTCCAAAAAGCTTACAGCAAGCAACTTACAGTCCTGCACTCATTGCCCTTACTAAGGGAAATGCAATCTTTAAAAGAGAAGGGCACAGAAAAAACAGTATACAGTTGAGGAGTACTAAGACTGCAGTAGTAATGTTTACTGTGTCTCTTCCTTAAAAATCAATACTGTTGAAAGTCAGTCTCTGTGGAGAGAAAGAACACTCCTTTTGCCCTTCATTACCCAGCTTTAGTCAATTAATATATGGCTAAAGCTTTTTCTCTGCCAAAACAGTTTCTATATGCAATTTTTAAAGGGGTCATGTTGCATTTTCAGTGAACTCCAGCTATCATGTTCTTACGGCTCCTGATTATTCATCACTGTAAGAAGCTCCTTCACCAAGTCTTCTTTGGTAAGGTCTTGACTTCTCTTCACCACTTCTGTGAAAAGCTGCTTCCCATACTGAAGCTTCTTCCATGGTGTATCCAACAAAGAATTACTCAATCCATATATtcctacacacacacaaaaaacaattCAATGGAAGTGTATTCTGGTGATTTCAGTTGTCATTACAGATTTCAAAAACGTTCATAAAATATAAGTGGTCCCCCTAACCTTTACCTGCAGGGATGCCATAAACACACATGCTGGGTAAGGGATTTAGGGTCAGATCCTTTGAAAATTCCATTCCTCAAAACAGGCTTCTGTCCTTCAGGCACAGTCACCAAAGGAGCATCCCACTAATTGCAGTACAGGTGGGTACACTGACACGGACAGGACTTTTAATGAACTATTGATTCTATATAGTAATTTATTAGTAAACACTTAAATGAATTCAAagacaataatatttttttaaagaacgTGAAGGAAAAGTCAGTGAGGACAATGCTTAAATAGCTAAACTACTAGAACAATACAGAGCTCCATAAGGAAAGGTAATATTCAGacctttctgaagaaaacctACTAGCATTTAGGAAAACAGGTTCTGGTTCTCCTTTGTTTCCATAGTAGCAAATTACGTCTCCTTTGGTGgtactgaaaaatataaataagaattTCTCCTTGAAAAGCCATCAGCTTCTGTGTTTGATTATGCTCCAATTTCATGCAATCTTTGAACACAGTAAGATGTTTCTCCCACTGTTACTCCTATGGTTCCAGGCATTAACTGAGGAGTTTTAGTACTCTCCTCCTCTCAAAACACTGGATATCACAAAGTaccattataatttttaaacataactGCAGTGGAATTCAGTAAACCCTCAGAACCTCTGCATGGAAAGTAGCCAGGCTTAATGACAAAAATCTGTGGGGTTTTGGATAACTGGAGATTTCGTTACTTGGGAGAAGGGGGCACATTAAAACAACAGAACTGTCCATCACAGCAAGTCACCTTTCCCCCATCCCCTCTTTTGAAGCCCTCCTGCATCCTGAGGCCCTGGCTCCTGCAGGCCATTGCAGCTGGCAGGAGTACACTGTGGCCCACTCAGAGCAAtgctgcagggacagctgggTCCTTCCAGGGACACATGGGCATGGCCAGGCTGTGTTCAGCTACTGCAGTTACTGTTTGTGAGCTCTCTCCCCTTAATTGGAGGCActggctgctgctctctcttGTGCACAGTGTTCAAAGGCAGGTTCCAACACTGCAGATAACTCTCATTTGACAGAGATGGGATCAGCATGTCCAAACAGCAGGGACTTGAGTAGTCATACTCATATTGACAACACAAACAGCAAACCGACTGataaggacaaaaaaatgaagtcatCAATAAGCCTTGTGTGTCCTCTGGAAATGGACTGCCATCAGATGGCTCACTGCCAGCATCCCTCAGTCCCATCAGCTGACATGGAATTCCTCAGTGATTCCTCAGATTGCTACCAGTTGgtgggtttgggctttttttttttaatttgccagAATACAGCAACGAGATCCTCTAATTCTCTATTTCCCCCTTGTGATTTACTTGGTCACAATGGAAGAGAGTATTATTCCAGTTACCAACAAACACATTCTGACCATTGTTCAGCTTTTAATTTGTCTCCCAAGCTCCAGCTCCTCAGACAGCATATAGGCTTTttgtattggaaaaaaaccccaaacaagcaaaactTGCAGTTAAAATTGAATTTGGATTAAGCAGCATAAAACATAATACAGTAGAGAAACCATTTCCAGCTCCTCATTTTTTCCTAAGATAAAAAGAAGTATCTCTGCATTCTGTATACTCTGATCTGCATCAGGGCAATCTCATTAATGATGTTCTGGAACTTAAATTGCTCTGCATAACTTAACATCCGCTACTCAAACCTTAATAACAAGCAAAACAGTCCTGATTTAGCTGTTTATATTCTTCTTGAAAAGCCATTCTGAAAGACATTCTACAGTATCCTTTGCAAGACAGCCaaatgaagaaggaaatatTAACTTATTAATTATACAACTCAGAAGAGTCaagaatacaaaacaaaataaagcaaaaatagaaCTGCCTTTCTCTGTGcactgctcttcctcctcccaaaCCCATGAGACTTTTCTGATGCCTTACAGAAAGATGCCCAAGTTTTTCAGCAAAGGTAGAAGACAGCAATTATAGGTGGTATTTGTGTATTGTTGCTTTTATTGTTAAATATCATATAGAAAGCCCTCAGttattcaatttaaaatttatctACTGTTAAAAGAAATGTGTCACTTTCTGAACTCTCCTCTAGTGGcttaaaagacatttattttccttatttttgtttttgtgctCAACTTTAATGTTGATCTCAAGACTTACTGAGCACCTGAACTCTCCACAGACAAGTGCCCACATCAGAACTGTGACCCCTCGTGTGCTCCAGTTACAGCAGGGATGGATATGgatcctcctctcctcttctgcCTCTAATTCTAAAGCACTGAAGGTGCTGACCAGTCTCTGCTAGAGTTTTCATGTGAATGTATTATCTGTGATATTCTTATGCATCAACCATAGCAAGAAAGTATGTTGTGAAATTGTTTCTGTACCCCAGTTGGAGTATTTGCATTGGGAATAACTACACAGTCCATAAcaaaagcagctgaaacaaaacagaaggaaaacacaacaTATGAccagaattttctttcctcagtttcCTGAGATACAAATTCCTGTCCCAGTACCACAGATTAACTTGTCTATATGACCCACTTAAAAAATCTATTGAAAGAGTTGTATTTTCTTCATCAGAGACAAAAGGGGTTTTAAAGCTATTATTCTAGAACACAGTAAAGCAGCGAAATAGAGCCTTTCATTGAATATGAGAAAGTGCTGCTGAAAAGTAcaggtggaagaaaaaaaaattctatcagCAGCATCCTGAAACTGTTATATTGGTGCAATAACTACTCTCTTTTCAAATTCTTGAACCTGTACCTGGTGTAAAAGGTCTATGAAGAGAAAAGTTCAGAGCAATTGTTATCACCTGAGGTCTCAAAACCCAGTGTTAGATGGAAAGGCAGACAAATGGCCTTTCCACACAAGCCTTGACCACAGCTGTCCATGTCCTGCCACAGATGGGACTGCATGCTGTGTAAACAGgcactgctgccttcccttAGCAATGGCTTTTTATGGGAAAGAATATTATCCTCTAGCATCTGTGCCGAGCTTTTCGTGACTGACAAGTTCAGTAACGGGATCCCCTGGAGTTTAACAAAAAGATGGGGAATACACACAAACTGCAGGGTCACTGACTCAGGACATCTGTATCTTATTGTTTCCACATTCCACATTCCCCCAGAAGTGTTTCCACTTACCTCCACTGCAACACTGCTGCTGTCTTCTGTCAAAGGAAGACTGAAGCCTCCCAAGAGGCTTCTGAAATGGGCACACTTTCAAAATGTAGTTCTCTGTGCCAGTCAGCTACTCTTCTTTTTGTCATTTGGCTCTGCCTATTCCCTTCCTACTGTTTACAGATACTCAGTACTGAACAGAAAGGCAGAAgccaagatgaaaaaaaatcactataaACTTGATCACAGCAATAGCCTCAAACCCCTGGCCCGTACTCAGAttctcttcccttccagctTTACAAGTATAGATACCAATTTCACTGGAGAAGTAATAAAGGCATAATTAAAGTGATGACAATAGGGCCCAGTAGGCTTATTTTTAAATCCCAGCCATAGCTGACAGCAGAAAGAAACTAAAACTGCATAAAAATTATGCTCTTAGATACATCATTCTGTCAAAAAAATGTAAGCAATAATAAATGTTCCGGGAAATATTCTAGGCAGCATAAATCTCAGTAGAAATAGAAGCTCCCCAGCAACATGAAAGCCATGCAGAGTTTGCCACAATCACTCCTTAATGCTAATGAAACATAAGCAATGTCCTtctgctcccctgccctgcttcaACTTCAAGGTGGCTTCAGGTCGTGTTGGCCAAAAACAGACcgagaggaaaaggaagaagtgaGGCAGTAAAGCTGCACAGCGTGTGGTTATCACCAAGTGATCACTCCCCTGGGCACTGAGCTCCACTCTGCTCACAGGGGGAATATCTTACACAAGGACACTGGATTGTTTGATGAATAATGTGTGCGTGTATTTTTTGTGCAAGGACAAAAGATGAAGTTGACAGCTTGAAAAGCTGAACAGGAGCTTCAACTAAGTAATACAGTCCacagattaattttcttcaatGTTCATGAGCTAATCAGAAaactttttctgttctgaaactAAAAACACACAAGCAAGCACCAAACCACCAACTATAAAGCCCAAACATATAGCACCTACCATCCAATAAAATGGTGAAAAGAATTCTGCCAGATATTCACAGCATACAAAGTCTGCTTTAAAGCACTACTCTGATTTTGTTGCCAGTGTCTAAACATTTCTTCGGTGTTGTCCTTATATTTTGGGCCAGGCAGAAGCTGACACCAGaggaaagagattaaaaagTTGCTCagaagcttttttccttcttttgacaTAGGCCTGTCCATCCATTCACTGGAAATGACTGAAGATCtatgcagaaatatttcagaacacAGAGAAGTACCTGGACACCTCATTTTCATGAGAGAGCCACAAGAAGCAAGACAGGTGTACTCTGCAAAAGGTGATATTGTATTAGGACTGACAGTGCAAGAGAAGAAATGTCAGTGAGCTCACAGAGCAGTCATGACAACTTGACCATCCCTGTTCCTTCCACAGCAGCACTCTGACCCTGTCTCACTTTTCACTGGAAAGGCTCCCAGATCTAATCCCTGGAGAGCAATCAAATCCCTCCCACACAGCCAAGCCCTGATCCCCACACTGAGTGCACAGCCCACGGGTGATGGGGCAGTTCACTACATTTCCCCTGGAGGGACTGGAAACTGGCTGTGACAGGGAGAGCAGAAGAGCTCACCCCGAAGGCATCTCTCTGCAGTCCCCTCCAGCTGACTTGTTTTGGAAGGGACAATTTGTCTGTTCCTCCTGGAGGAAGTGATTCACTCCTGTTACACAGGGATCTGACTGCACATGAACTGTATGGGCTCTGAGTGACAACCTGTCAGAGACTCAAACTTGCTGGGAGAGCGACAAGAAGCTGCCAATTCCATTTGTCCTTCAGGGCAGCCTGTATTACACACTTGGTAGTAAGAACACAGGGGAGATGCTGCCACAACGGCCCTGACAGAAGTTTGAGATACCCATGAAAGTCTAAGTACCTGTAGCAACT
This window contains:
- the TANGO2 gene encoding transport and Golgi organization protein 2 homolog gives rise to the protein MCILLFKFDPRPASKNAYRLILAANRDEFYHRPSKSAEFWDSSNEILSGLDMEEGKEGGTWLGISKKGKMAALTNYMQPKIDKNAKGRGALVTNFLTADLDSYSYLKKVSAEGHLYNGFNLLAADLNTTKGDVICYYGNKGEPEPVFLNARIYGLSNSLLDTPWKKLQYGKQLFTEVVKRSQDLTKEDLVKELLTVMNNQEPQLPDPAIEDQGKEYIRPVLSKYAAVCVRCPGYGTRTNTVVLIDAQGRVTFTERNMIDADLDQWQTSTYEFQLHC